Proteins from a genomic interval of Candidatus Nanosynbacter sp. HMT-352:
- the rpmI gene encoding 50S ribosomal protein L35: MPKLKTHKGTAKRIKLTSTGKLTRQRAFGGHLLAKKSKSRKRAINTTATVTGSMAKNARRAMGV, translated from the coding sequence ATGCCAAAGCTAAAGACCCACAAAGGCACTGCGAAGCGTATCAAGCTGACCAGCACCGGAAAATTGACCCGCCAGCGCGCATTTGGCGGCCACTTGTTGGCTAAAAAGTCAAAAAGTCGTAAGCGCGCAATCAACACAACAGCAACAGTAACTGGTTCGATGGCTAAGAACGCCCGTCGAGCAATGGGAGTATAG
- the rplT gene encoding 50S ribosomal protein L20, with the protein MRVKRGVAARAKHKKILKAAEGMQHNRTRSFRLAKQGVIRALQYAYRDRRNKKRDLRGLWITRINAAARQEGTTYGKLIASMKSKNIEIDRKILAELAVNEPKAFTEIVKSSL; encoded by the coding sequence ATGCGAGTAAAACGAGGAGTTGCCGCACGCGCTAAGCACAAGAAAATCTTAAAAGCAGCTGAGGGAATGCAGCATAATCGCACCAGAAGTTTTCGTCTTGCAAAACAAGGTGTTATTAGAGCTCTGCAGTATGCCTACCGCGATCGCCGAAACAAGAAGCGCGATCTACGAGGTCTATGGATCACCCGAATCAATGCAGCTGCTCGACAAGAAGGCACAACTTACGGCAAACTTATAGCTTCTATGAAATCTAAAAACATTGAGATTGATAGAAAAATATTAGCAGAATTGGCAGTTAACGAGCCAAAAGCTTTCACTGAAATAGTAAAATCTAGTCTATAA
- the gyrA gene encoding DNA gyrase subunit A, whose protein sequence is MADNDNKNIVEPEILNEEPEVRGIEKSTVERVMEDSFLKYSMSVIIDRALPDVRDGLKPVNRRILYAMNKNGWRAPHATVKSAKIVGEVMGNYHPHGDSSIYDAMVNLAQPWKMRYTLVEGQGNFGSMDGDEPAASRYTEARMDKIGGELLSDIDKETVDFRDNFDGTEKEPVVLPSAVPNILLNGQMGIAVGMATNIPPHNLGEVVDATVAQIDNPEITLDELLTHIKGPDFPTGAEVYGGAPMRQAYETGRGSVTIRAVASIEERKNGRYSIIITEVPYGMSKEGFVDKVRELVLAKKITHIADARDESARGKVRVVVELKKDAYPKKILNQLYKLTGLQTSFHYNVLALVNGIQPKVMGLKEILAEFIKHRQGVIRRRTEFELRKAKERAHILEGLKIALDHIDEVIKTIRESYDDADKRLMERFGLSEIQAAAILAMQLRRLQGLERDKIEEELKQLHELIKKLEAILADENEILRVVKEELLAMKEKYGDERRSKIINHELGKFSDEELIPEEESVILLTSENYIKRTLVSDYRRQNRGGKGKRGMTTKEEDVIDQVVQASSHDYLLFFTNMGRIFRLKAYEVPAASLSAKGVAAVNLLQLQPEEKITAIIKHEKNANEDGYLFMATKKGTVKKTPVKDYANVRTNGLIAIKLDEGDELRWIKRTTGENDVIISTSAGQAIRFNEKDTRPMGRSARGVRGVRLRPNDSVVGMDIVTGDDQTLLVVSEKGFGKRTKVSNFPSHKRGGVGIKAAVVTAKTGPIISVQTIDPEITEALLVSQNGQTIRLGLSDIKLLGRTTQGVTIMRLSDGDAVSSIGLMADRPQDEGN, encoded by the coding sequence ATGGCGGACAATGACAATAAAAATATAGTAGAACCAGAAATTCTGAACGAAGAGCCAGAAGTTCGCGGTATTGAAAAGTCGACAGTTGAGCGTGTTATGGAAGACTCCTTCCTTAAATACTCCATGTCGGTTATTATTGACCGTGCTTTGCCGGATGTTCGTGACGGATTGAAGCCTGTTAATCGTCGTATTTTGTATGCGATGAATAAGAATGGTTGGCGTGCTCCTCATGCTACAGTGAAGTCGGCAAAAATCGTCGGCGAAGTTATGGGTAACTACCACCCGCACGGCGACTCATCAATTTATGACGCTATGGTGAACTTGGCTCAACCTTGGAAGATGCGTTATACGCTGGTTGAAGGCCAGGGTAACTTCGGCTCTATGGATGGAGATGAGCCAGCGGCTTCTCGTTATACTGAGGCGCGAATGGATAAAATTGGCGGCGAGTTGCTGTCTGACATCGACAAAGAAACCGTTGATTTTCGTGATAACTTCGACGGAACAGAGAAAGAGCCAGTAGTTTTGCCGTCGGCCGTTCCAAATATTCTGTTGAACGGTCAGATGGGTATTGCTGTTGGTATGGCAACGAATATTCCGCCGCACAACCTTGGCGAGGTGGTTGACGCTACAGTTGCTCAAATAGATAATCCTGAAATTACGTTAGATGAACTGTTGACACACATTAAGGGCCCTGATTTTCCAACAGGTGCGGAAGTTTATGGTGGTGCGCCAATGCGTCAAGCATATGAAACTGGGCGTGGCTCGGTTACGATTCGTGCGGTTGCGTCGATTGAAGAGCGCAAAAATGGCCGTTACAGTATTATAATCACCGAAGTTCCATATGGTATGAGCAAGGAAGGCTTTGTTGATAAGGTTCGAGAACTTGTCCTTGCTAAAAAAATAACGCACATTGCTGATGCGCGAGATGAAAGTGCTCGCGGTAAGGTTCGAGTTGTCGTTGAATTGAAGAAAGATGCTTATCCAAAGAAGATTCTTAACCAATTGTATAAATTGACTGGACTACAGACGTCATTCCATTATAATGTCCTGGCTTTGGTCAATGGTATTCAGCCTAAAGTTATGGGTTTGAAAGAGATTTTGGCGGAGTTTATTAAGCATCGTCAAGGTGTTATTCGACGCAGGACTGAGTTTGAACTTCGAAAAGCTAAGGAACGAGCTCATATATTGGAAGGTCTGAAAATTGCGCTTGATCATATCGACGAGGTAATTAAGACGATCCGTGAAAGTTATGACGACGCCGACAAGCGTTTGATGGAGCGATTTGGTCTGTCGGAAATTCAAGCGGCCGCAATTTTGGCGATGCAACTACGACGATTGCAAGGGCTGGAGCGCGACAAGATTGAAGAAGAATTGAAGCAACTTCATGAACTGATTAAGAAGCTGGAAGCTATTTTGGCTGACGAGAACGAGATTTTGCGTGTTGTTAAGGAAGAATTGCTTGCTATGAAAGAAAAGTATGGCGATGAGCGACGCAGCAAGATTATTAATCACGAATTAGGAAAGTTCTCTGACGAGGAATTGATTCCAGAGGAAGAGTCGGTAATTCTACTTACAAGCGAAAATTACATCAAGCGAACCTTAGTAAGTGATTATCGTAGGCAAAATCGTGGCGGTAAAGGCAAGCGTGGTATGACGACTAAGGAAGAAGATGTCATTGATCAGGTTGTTCAGGCGAGCTCGCACGATTATCTGTTATTCTTCACCAACATGGGTAGGATTTTCCGACTGAAGGCTTACGAAGTACCAGCCGCCAGCCTAAGTGCGAAAGGTGTTGCCGCGGTTAACTTATTGCAACTTCAGCCAGAAGAGAAGATAACGGCAATTATCAAGCACGAAAAGAACGCCAACGAAGACGGATATCTGTTCATGGCGACAAAGAAGGGCACAGTTAAGAAGACTCCTGTGAAAGATTATGCCAATGTTCGTACGAATGGATTGATTGCTATTAAATTGGATGAGGGCGATGAACTGCGCTGGATAAAGAGAACGACTGGCGAGAATGATGTGATTATATCTACGTCTGCAGGACAAGCTATTCGCTTTAACGAGAAAGATACGCGCCCAATGGGTAGATCAGCTCGTGGTGTCCGTGGTGTAAGATTACGTCCAAATGACTCTGTTGTTGGTATGGATATCGTTACGGGTGACGACCAAACCTTGCTGGTGGTTAGCGAAAAAGGCTTCGGTAAACGTACAAAGGTGTCGAATTTCCCAAGTCATAAACGTGGCGGAGTCGGCATAAAAGCCGCAGTTGTAACTGCAAAAACTGGTCCGATTATCTCTGTGCAGACTATTGATCCAGAAATAACAGAGGCGTTATTAGTTTCTCAGAATGGTCAAACTATCCGCCTGGGCTTGAGTGATATTAAGCTACTCGGAAGGACAACTCAGGGTGTGACGATTATGCGTCTATCTGACGGCGACGCTGTTTCGTCGATCGGTTTGATGGCGGACCGTCCGCAGGATGAGGGTAATTAA
- a CDS encoding YifB family Mg chelatase-like AAA ATPase, producing MISRVISATPYGFSGQIIEVEGDMSKGLPSLQIVGMGNKAIDESRDRVRSAIKNSSLDFPKGKIIINLAPAELPKDGSHFDLPIALSILCINGVLNQSDVGNAIFAGELALDGSLRPIRSAIITAEVAKNQKIKSVYVPAQNAEQAALVTGVDVFPVENLKSLFLHLKKEKIIKPIDRLSIKNISLNHKNTPIIDDIYGQEQAKRAIQIAVAGRHNILLSGPPGSGKTMLAKSLKNLLPALSEDEIVEVTKLHSLGEHTIINNPIVDRPFRSPHHTASRASIIGGGSKVQPGEISLAHRGVLFLDELLEYPRTVLESLRQPLEDHEITVSRANGKFNFPANFLLVATMNPCPCGFLGDPEKTCVCSQNQILNYQKRLSGPLLDRIDLTVSVSRVPHEKLLNNKVSTKSQQETFLSEIHKAYSIQRDRYKCSYKYNNDIPSINVDKITSISESAKIFLTNAARKLDLSTRSYFKVIKVSRTIADLEGSTSIEIPHIAESLQYRQINIG from the coding sequence ATGATTAGTAGAGTTATTTCAGCTACACCCTACGGATTTAGCGGACAAATCATCGAAGTTGAGGGAGATATGTCAAAAGGACTTCCTAGTCTACAAATTGTCGGAATGGGCAATAAGGCCATCGATGAGTCCAGAGATCGAGTACGTAGTGCAATAAAAAACTCTTCCCTGGATTTTCCGAAAGGAAAAATAATCATCAACCTAGCACCGGCAGAGTTACCAAAAGACGGATCTCACTTCGATCTTCCTATCGCCTTATCTATCTTATGCATCAACGGCGTACTCAACCAAAGCGACGTAGGTAATGCGATTTTTGCAGGAGAACTAGCGCTAGACGGTAGCCTACGTCCAATACGATCAGCAATTATTACAGCCGAAGTGGCTAAAAACCAAAAAATTAAATCAGTATACGTGCCAGCCCAAAACGCCGAACAGGCAGCGCTAGTGACTGGAGTTGATGTATTTCCGGTAGAAAATCTAAAATCGCTCTTCTTACACCTCAAAAAAGAAAAGATTATTAAGCCAATAGACAGATTATCAATAAAAAATATATCTCTCAATCATAAAAACACTCCAATCATCGATGACATCTATGGACAAGAGCAAGCAAAAAGAGCTATTCAAATAGCCGTTGCCGGAAGACATAATATTTTATTATCCGGCCCTCCAGGGTCAGGAAAAACTATGTTAGCAAAATCTTTGAAGAATCTATTACCAGCCCTATCAGAGGATGAGATAGTAGAAGTGACAAAACTTCACAGTCTTGGAGAACACACTATAATAAACAATCCCATAGTAGATAGACCATTCAGGTCGCCGCACCACACCGCAAGTAGAGCCTCTATTATTGGCGGAGGATCAAAAGTACAGCCAGGAGAAATTAGTTTAGCCCATAGAGGCGTCCTATTTCTTGATGAGTTACTCGAATATCCACGCACTGTGCTTGAATCACTTCGTCAACCCCTAGAAGATCACGAAATTACCGTCAGTCGTGCAAATGGTAAATTCAACTTCCCTGCCAATTTCTTATTAGTAGCCACAATGAATCCTTGTCCTTGTGGATTTCTTGGAGACCCAGAAAAAACTTGCGTATGCTCACAAAATCAGATTCTAAATTACCAAAAAAGATTATCGGGGCCGCTACTCGATCGAATAGACCTAACTGTATCGGTTTCACGAGTCCCCCATGAAAAATTATTGAATAATAAAGTGTCGACAAAATCACAACAAGAGACATTTTTATCTGAGATACATAAAGCCTACTCTATTCAGAGAGACAGATATAAGTGTAGTTACAAATACAACAATGATATTCCAAGTATTAACGTTGATAAAATTACATCAATCTCAGAATCTGCAAAAATCTTCTTGACGAACGCAGCCAGAAAACTAGATTTAAGCACTCGCAGCTATTTTAAAGTTATAAAAGTTTCTCGCACTATCGCAGATTTAGAAGGATCCACATCCATAGAAATTCCACATATAGCAGAAAGCCTACAATACAGACAAATTAACATAGGTTAA
- a CDS encoding DNA gyrase/topoisomerase IV subunit B: MAKQTNEQSYDGSQIQVLEGLEPVRKRPGMYIGSTGYEGVHHLIKEIADNSIDEAIAGYATKVEVTLLKDGGVRVSDDGRGIPVDKHPKTGKSTLETVLTILHAGGKFGGGGYKVSSGLHGVGSSVVNALSTRMIAEVRKNGKIYRQEYATGVPQTELEVVGKSNDSGTTITFYPDPTIFKETVSFDYKWVVNYLRHQAYLTKGIHTSVIDERTGERKAFYFEGGIQSYVKNLNIGKDVLSDDIFYVEKQVEDCMVEIAVQYNDTYAEVVKPFANNVLTPDGGTHLVGFRTALTRVINDYARKNSLLKEKEDNLTGDDIREGLTAVILVKLPDPQFEGQTKNKLGNPEMRRYVDQVMSEYFAYYLEENPATAKKVVGKATLAARARKAARAARDNVIRKGAFEGLNLPSKLTDCSSRNRKDCELFIVEGNSAAGSAKDGRDSTIQAVLPLRGKVLNTERARFDKMFANAEIVSLIKAMGVGIGDQFDISGIRYDKIIFMTDADVDGAHISTLLMTFFFRYMSEVIEAGHVYLAKPPLFGLSRGTGSNRKIDYVYDEVALEQKLNEKINERKAAGVKIDENAEKFKQAGYTAQQRFKGLGEMDAAQLWETTMNPENRTLVKVNIEDAERADAIFTKLMGDSVELRKNFIQTNAAKVNVEDLDF; the protein is encoded by the coding sequence ATGGCTAAACAAACAAATGAACAATCTTATGATGGCTCACAAATCCAGGTCCTAGAGGGTCTTGAGCCGGTTCGTAAGCGTCCAGGAATGTACATCGGTAGTACGGGGTATGAGGGCGTACATCACTTGATTAAGGAGATCGCTGATAACTCAATTGACGAGGCAATTGCTGGTTATGCCACGAAGGTCGAAGTAACTTTGTTGAAGGATGGTGGTGTTCGAGTATCTGATGACGGTCGTGGTATTCCTGTTGATAAACACCCAAAGACAGGTAAGAGTACGTTAGAGACGGTATTAACAATCTTACATGCCGGTGGTAAGTTTGGCGGCGGCGGCTATAAGGTTTCGTCTGGACTTCACGGTGTTGGTTCTAGTGTTGTGAATGCATTGTCTACGCGGATGATTGCTGAAGTTAGAAAGAACGGTAAAATCTATCGCCAAGAATACGCAACAGGCGTGCCTCAGACAGAATTAGAAGTAGTCGGAAAGTCTAATGATTCTGGAACGACAATTACATTTTATCCAGACCCAACCATCTTTAAGGAGACGGTTAGTTTTGACTATAAATGGGTTGTTAATTATCTTCGTCATCAGGCGTATCTTACAAAAGGCATTCACACGTCGGTTATTGATGAGCGAACTGGCGAACGAAAAGCTTTCTACTTTGAGGGCGGTATTCAGAGCTATGTAAAAAACCTGAATATTGGCAAGGATGTTTTATCGGACGATATATTTTACGTCGAGAAGCAGGTTGAAGATTGTATGGTGGAAATTGCGGTTCAGTATAACGACACTTACGCTGAAGTGGTAAAGCCATTTGCCAATAACGTCTTAACTCCTGATGGCGGTACTCATTTGGTTGGTTTTCGAACAGCCCTCACGCGTGTAATTAATGATTATGCTCGTAAGAATAGTCTGCTGAAAGAAAAAGAGGATAATCTGACTGGTGATGACATCCGCGAAGGTTTGACGGCAGTTATTTTGGTGAAGTTGCCAGATCCTCAGTTTGAAGGTCAGACCAAAAATAAACTTGGTAATCCAGAGATGCGCCGCTATGTTGATCAGGTGATGAGCGAATATTTTGCGTATTACTTGGAGGAAAATCCAGCTACAGCTAAGAAGGTTGTCGGTAAGGCTACATTGGCGGCACGAGCTCGTAAGGCGGCAAGGGCCGCGCGCGACAACGTTATCCGCAAGGGAGCATTTGAAGGCTTAAACTTGCCATCTAAATTGACGGATTGCTCATCTCGCAACCGAAAGGATTGTGAATTATTTATTGTCGAGGGTAATTCGGCTGCGGGTTCTGCTAAGGATGGTCGAGATTCAACTATTCAGGCTGTTCTTCCTCTTCGCGGTAAGGTGTTGAATACGGAGCGTGCAAGATTTGATAAGATGTTTGCTAATGCTGAAATTGTTTCGTTGATTAAGGCTATGGGTGTTGGAATCGGCGACCAATTTGACATTAGCGGTATTCGTTACGACAAGATTATATTTATGACAGATGCCGATGTTGACGGTGCGCACATTTCTACGCTTTTGATGACATTCTTCTTCCGATACATGTCTGAAGTGATTGAAGCGGGTCACGTATATTTGGCGAAACCACCTCTGTTTGGACTAAGTAGAGGAACCGGCAGTAATCGTAAGATAGATTACGTTTATGATGAAGTAGCCCTCGAGCAAAAATTGAACGAAAAAATCAATGAGCGCAAGGCTGCTGGTGTAAAGATTGATGAAAATGCTGAGAAATTTAAGCAGGCAGGCTATACAGCACAGCAACGATTTAAGGGTCTTGGTGAGATGGATGCCGCTCAATTATGGGAAACGACTATGAATCCAGAAAATCGAACATTAGTGAAAGTTAATATTGAGGACGCAGAACGGGCAGATGCGATATTTACGAAGCTTATGGGTGATAGTGTAGAATTGAGGAAAAATTTTATTCAAACAAATGCCGCTAAGGTTAATGTGGAAGATTTGGACTTTTAA
- the infC gene encoding translation initiation factor IF-3 has translation MLQKGEPEINKSIRINGAIRARELRIIGPDGEQLGIMSLKEALSKANDMNLDLVEISPGANPPVAKIIDWGKYQYQKMKDQQKNRRQAKSGDLKQMRFGLKIGAGDLEVKLKKIRKFLEGGHKVRIQVVYKGREMAHKEIGYELIDKIMEHLSEDAILEQKPQMAGRNLSVVIRSK, from the coding sequence TTGCTTCAAAAAGGAGAGCCAGAGATTAATAAATCAATCCGTATCAACGGAGCAATCCGTGCAAGAGAACTGCGGATAATTGGTCCTGATGGCGAGCAGCTAGGAATCATGTCACTTAAAGAGGCTTTAAGTAAGGCCAACGACATGAATCTTGACCTAGTTGAAATATCACCGGGAGCCAATCCGCCAGTTGCTAAAATAATTGACTGGGGTAAGTACCAGTACCAAAAAATGAAGGATCAACAGAAGAATCGGCGCCAAGCTAAATCTGGAGACCTAAAGCAGATGCGCTTTGGTCTAAAGATAGGAGCTGGAGACCTAGAGGTTAAGCTGAAGAAGATCCGTAAGTTTTTGGAGGGAGGACACAAAGTCCGCATACAAGTGGTCTATAAAGGTCGTGAAATGGCCCATAAAGAGATCGGCTACGAATTGATTGACAAAATCATGGAGCACCTTAGTGAGGATGCAATATTAGAGCAAAAACCTCAGATGGCTGGTCGCAATCTGAGCGTAGTAATAAGGAGTAAATAA
- a CDS encoding type IV secretory system conjugative DNA transfer family protein: MGAGPLIVSFIAIVIITAGSAVAFVLYRNMLREAKNYERGLKMVPLLIHLPPTSEDVNSSNRDERDLTEEVLSQAQVMYNIISSTATKGFKSKVYGQRHISFEIVAHGGLVHYYAVVPLVLVDVIRQAVAAAYPSARLEEVSDTNIFSKVGKMSGTIGGEFTLKKSFVYPISTYQESKRDASRALLNALSSASKEDGIGVQFLLRPAYDGWSKASESHIDGMKKNKGKKKGFGDVAPMDIMEALWKPPENNEKDGGSSSEDKQLTSLEQAEVDAISEKARYPAYEVLVRVVISSNTAARSQVLLKNIIAAFSLFDSPRNNGFKFSLTRNVEEMTTAYIMRFFPQETRSNILNSVEMATLFHLPGANAIPTSQVKRQMSKQVDGPTDVLDEGLLIGYNEFRGVKKPIRIGTKDRRRHVYIIGQTGVGKSVLQENMAYQDMMDGRGFAFIDPHGDLVESLLGKVPKERVEDIIYFNPADMTNPIGLNMFEFDTPDQKDFLVQEAINMLYGLYDPGHTGIVGPRLEHIFRNCALLLMSDPAGGTFIDVPKCLIDPEFVKSKLKYVKDQQVIDFWTKEFPASQRSNEAGEVISWVVSKFGPFISNDAMRNIIGQTKSGFNLREIMDNNKILLVNLSKGKMGELNSKLLGIIFVMKFQAAAMSRADIPEDQRVDFSLYVDEFQNFATDSFESILSEARKYKLSLIMGNQFMTQLTDKIREAIIGNVGTVISGRIGVTDAELMVKKFQPTFDVDDLAKLPNFQSITSVMINNVPSAPFSMNWIPPMGQVNNQLRDALVRLSAAKYGRPRAVVEKEIFDRIRGSVQPKTGPSQLVPSANQKAPGGSSFLDEWLAKRQQLGGKPASSSTAVRPANSQAPQASSQIQNPQGRPGAVNNAPSNINSVNATTSNLGNKQQSQSSAIDSAVANKPNMSMTTDNNPISSVNVKPSQPVVKNRLDLRNGDDDDGEVMISLR; the protein is encoded by the coding sequence ATGGGTGCGGGTCCTTTGATAGTTAGTTTTATCGCGATTGTTATTATAACCGCTGGTTCTGCGGTAGCTTTTGTGTTGTATCGTAACATGCTTAGGGAAGCCAAAAATTATGAACGAGGCTTGAAGATGGTGCCATTGCTTATACATTTGCCTCCGACAAGTGAAGATGTCAATAGTTCAAATCGAGATGAACGAGATTTAACCGAAGAGGTGCTGTCACAAGCCCAGGTGATGTACAATATTATCTCAAGTACGGCAACTAAAGGATTCAAAAGTAAAGTCTACGGTCAACGTCATATATCGTTTGAGATTGTTGCGCACGGTGGATTAGTCCACTATTATGCCGTTGTTCCGCTAGTGCTAGTTGATGTTATTCGTCAAGCTGTAGCGGCGGCATATCCTTCTGCTCGGCTAGAAGAGGTGTCTGATACTAATATATTCAGCAAGGTTGGCAAGATGAGCGGGACCATCGGCGGCGAATTCACCCTGAAAAAATCCTTTGTTTATCCAATATCTACTTATCAGGAGTCGAAAAGAGATGCTTCCAGGGCATTATTAAATGCTTTGTCTTCGGCGTCCAAGGAAGATGGAATAGGTGTGCAATTTTTACTACGTCCGGCGTATGACGGTTGGTCTAAGGCTTCAGAGTCTCATATTGATGGGATGAAGAAAAATAAGGGCAAAAAGAAGGGCTTTGGTGATGTTGCTCCTATGGATATTATGGAGGCTCTGTGGAAACCGCCAGAGAATAATGAAAAAGACGGTGGTTCTAGTTCTGAGGACAAGCAGCTAACATCTTTAGAGCAGGCGGAAGTGGATGCTATCAGCGAAAAGGCTCGCTATCCTGCGTATGAAGTTTTGGTGCGTGTTGTAATTTCGTCAAACACTGCGGCGCGCTCTCAAGTGTTGTTAAAAAATATAATAGCAGCCTTCTCGCTGTTTGACTCACCGCGCAATAATGGGTTTAAGTTCTCTTTAACTAGGAATGTTGAGGAAATGACAACAGCCTATATTATGAGGTTCTTTCCCCAAGAAACTCGTAGTAATATTCTCAACAGTGTAGAAATGGCAACGTTATTTCATTTGCCTGGAGCTAATGCAATTCCGACTTCACAGGTTAAAAGACAAATGTCCAAACAAGTTGATGGACCAACAGACGTTTTGGATGAGGGTTTGCTGATTGGCTATAACGAATTTCGAGGAGTCAAAAAACCTATTCGAATCGGAACAAAAGACCGTCGCCGCCACGTATATATTATTGGTCAAACAGGCGTTGGTAAATCTGTCTTGCAGGAAAATATGGCTTATCAGGATATGATGGATGGTCGGGGATTCGCCTTTATTGATCCGCACGGTGATTTGGTCGAATCTTTACTGGGTAAGGTTCCAAAAGAGCGTGTCGAGGATATTATCTACTTTAATCCTGCTGATATGACTAATCCAATTGGTCTGAATATGTTTGAGTTCGACACTCCAGACCAAAAAGACTTTTTGGTTCAAGAGGCGATTAATATGCTGTATGGTCTTTACGATCCGGGTCATACGGGAATTGTTGGTCCTCGCCTGGAGCATATTTTTAGGAACTGCGCCTTGCTACTGATGTCGGATCCTGCTGGTGGAACGTTTATTGACGTGCCGAAGTGTCTTATTGATCCTGAATTTGTGAAAAGCAAGCTTAAGTATGTGAAAGATCAGCAAGTTATTGATTTCTGGACAAAGGAATTTCCTGCGTCACAAAGGTCAAATGAGGCAGGTGAGGTTATTTCATGGGTCGTATCAAAGTTTGGTCCATTTATTTCCAACGATGCAATGCGCAATATCATTGGTCAGACCAAATCTGGATTTAATTTGCGTGAAATTATGGATAATAATAAGATTTTGCTGGTTAACTTGTCGAAAGGTAAGATGGGTGAACTTAACTCTAAGCTTTTGGGTATTATCTTTGTGATGAAGTTCCAGGCGGCAGCGATGTCTCGAGCGGACATTCCAGAGGATCAGCGAGTTGATTTCTCGTTGTATGTTGACGAGTTCCAGAATTTCGCCACTGACAGCTTTGAATCTATTTTGTCTGAGGCTCGTAAGTATAAATTGAGTCTTATTATGGGTAACCAGTTTATGACTCAGTTAACAGATAAGATACGAGAAGCTATTATTGGTAACGTCGGTACAGTTATTTCTGGGCGTATCGGTGTAACGGATGCCGAATTGATGGTTAAGAAGTTCCAGCCGACCTTCGATGTCGACGACTTGGCTAAATTGCCAAACTTCCAATCTATAACCTCTGTGATGATTAATAATGTGCCGTCTGCGCCGTTTAGTATGAATTGGATTCCTCCGATGGGGCAAGTTAATAATCAGCTGAGAGATGCGTTGGTAAGGCTATCTGCTGCTAAATACGGTAGACCACGAGCTGTTGTTGAGAAGGAGATATTTGACAGAATTAGGGGTAGTGTACAGCCAAAGACGGGTCCTTCTCAATTGGTGCCTTCTGCTAATCAAAAGGCACCTGGTGGGTCATCGTTCTTGGATGAATGGCTAGCGAAGAGGCAACAACTAGGAGGAAAGCCTGCTTCTAGCTCAACAGCTGTAAGACCAGCAAATTCGCAAGCTCCACAGGCTTCCTCACAAATACAGAATCCGCAAGGCCGCCCAGGGGCGGTTAATAATGCGCCTTCTAATATAAATAGCGTAAATGCTACGACTTCCAACCTTGGCAACAAACAACAAAGTCAATCCTCTGCGATAGATAGTGCTGTCGCCAATAAGCCAAATATGTCTATGACTACAGACAACAATCCTATCTCCTCTGTAAATGTAAAACCGAGCCAACCTGTGGTTAAGAATCGGCTCGATTTACGTAATGGTGATGATGACGATGGTGAAGTGATGATTAGCTTGAGATAA
- a CDS encoding divergent PAP2 family protein: MKVLIVPVIAWAISQGLKQVFHLMGCNRRVFSGDTNPKILLSGGMPSAHSAIVVSLAVFLGMQDGWDSSIFGLATWLAIIVMYDAMMVRYSSGMQGETLNKLISEQGSKLKKLRVAHGHTPVEVAAGAAIGMVVASVVFFATK, from the coding sequence GTGAAAGTCTTGATAGTTCCAGTAATCGCATGGGCGATATCTCAAGGGTTGAAGCAAGTGTTTCATCTCATGGGGTGTAATCGTCGAGTGTTTAGTGGTGACACAAATCCAAAAATACTTCTATCCGGAGGTATGCCAAGCGCTCATAGTGCGATTGTCGTGTCGTTGGCAGTATTTCTGGGGATGCAAGACGGCTGGGATAGCTCCATATTTGGACTAGCTACTTGGCTGGCTATTATAGTGATGTATGATGCTATGATGGTTCGCTATTCGTCTGGAATGCAAGGTGAAACGCTTAATAAGTTAATTTCAGAGCAGGGTAGCAAGTTGAAAAAACTTCGCGTTGCTCATGGTCACACCCCTGTAGAAGTGGCGGCTGGGGCGGCTATTGGTATGGTTGTAGCTTCCGTTGTATTTTTCGCAACAAAATAA